One segment of Corynebacterium caspium DSM 44850 DNA contains the following:
- the rpsA gene encoding 30S ribosomal protein S1: MPNSNVPQVAINDIGTAEDFLAAVDQTIKYFNDGDIVEGTVVKVDHDEVLLDIGYKTEGVIPTRELSIKHDVDPDEVVQIGDQIDALVLTKEDKEGRLILSKKRAQYERAWGTIEQLKENDEPVTGTVIEVVKGGLILDIGLRGFLPASLVEMRRVRDLDPYIGQEIEAKIIELDKHRNNVVLSRRAWLEQTQSEVRSEFLHQLQKGQVRKGAVSSIVNFGAFVDLGGVDGLVHVSELSWKHIDHPSEVVSVGDEVTVEVLDVDLDRERVSLSLKATQEDPWRVFARTHAVGQIVPGKVTKLVPFGAFVRVDEGIEGLVHISELAQRHVEVPDQVVAVGEEAMVKVIDIDLDRRRISLSLKQADEDFSEEFDPSKYGMADSYDEQGNYIFPEGFDPETNEWMEGFDAQREAWESRYAESERRHQSHAAQVERHRAAAAEAAEETATNYSSKSEDAAPVSETEEVAGSLASDEQLAALREKLAGN, translated from the coding sequence ATGCCCAACTCCAACGTCCCTCAGGTAGCCATCAACGATATTGGCACTGCTGAGGATTTCCTTGCAGCAGTAGACCAAACCATCAAGTACTTCAATGATGGCGACATCGTTGAAGGCACCGTTGTTAAGGTCGACCATGATGAGGTCCTCCTAGACATCGGCTACAAGACCGAGGGTGTCATCCCTACTCGCGAATTGTCGATCAAGCATGATGTTGATCCGGACGAAGTCGTCCAGATCGGCGATCAGATTGACGCCCTAGTCCTCACTAAAGAGGATAAGGAAGGTCGCCTCATCCTTTCCAAGAAGCGTGCTCAGTACGAGCGTGCTTGGGGAACCATCGAGCAGCTTAAAGAGAATGACGAGCCTGTTACCGGTACCGTCATCGAGGTCGTCAAGGGCGGCCTTATCCTCGATATTGGTCTGCGTGGCTTCCTCCCTGCATCGCTGGTTGAAATGCGCCGCGTTCGCGATCTTGACCCCTATATCGGTCAGGAAATCGAAGCTAAGATCATCGAGCTGGACAAGCACCGCAATAATGTCGTGCTCTCCCGTCGTGCTTGGCTCGAGCAGACCCAGTCTGAGGTTCGCTCCGAATTCCTACATCAGCTACAGAAGGGACAGGTCCGCAAGGGTGCTGTTTCTTCCATCGTCAACTTCGGCGCATTCGTTGATCTCGGCGGCGTAGACGGATTGGTACACGTTTCCGAGCTTTCTTGGAAGCACATCGATCACCCCTCTGAGGTTGTATCTGTAGGCGACGAAGTAACCGTTGAGGTCCTAGATGTTGATCTAGACCGTGAACGCGTATCTCTCTCCTTGAAGGCCACCCAGGAAGATCCGTGGCGTGTATTCGCCCGCACCCATGCCGTGGGCCAGATTGTTCCCGGCAAGGTCACCAAGCTGGTTCCGTTCGGCGCATTCGTTCGCGTTGATGAAGGCATTGAAGGCCTAGTCCACATCTCTGAGTTGGCACAGCGCCACGTAGAGGTTCCTGACCAGGTTGTTGCTGTTGGTGAAGAGGCAATGGTTAAGGTTATCGACATCGATCTTGATCGTCGTCGTATTTCCCTTTCCCTCAAGCAGGCAGATGAAGACTTCTCCGAGGAATTCGATCCTTCCAAGTACGGAATGGCTGATTCTTATGACGAGCAGGGTAACTACATCTTCCCTGAAGGTTTCGATCCTGAGACCAACGAGTGGATGGAAGGCTTTGACGCCCAGCGCGAGGCTTGGGAAAGCCGTTACGCCGAATCTGAGCGTCGTCACCAGAGCCACGCTGCACAGGTGGAGCGCCATCGCGCCGCCGCTGCAGAAGCTGCCGAAGAAACCGCAACCAATTACTCTTCCAAGTCTGAGGATGCAGCTCCGGTATCCGAGACTGAAGAGGTCGCTGGTTCCTTGGCTTCCGATGAGCAGCTCGCAGCTTTGCGCGAGAAGCTTGCTGGTAACTAA
- a CDS encoding class I SAM-dependent DNA methyltransferase — protein sequence MTLNSAAHANRSWWDKDAKNYHAEHPEYLSSFYWSPEMLHEADVALLGETTDAHILEIGCGSAPCTQWLQKRAAFATGFDISLGMLQLAGEKLPLVQADAHAFPYRCNSFDIIFSAFGALPFVPDLLPVFLEVARCLRTSSKNPGKFIFSVAHPMRWIFADDPETLEVRYSYFEKEYVESSGKELTYAEFQHQIGDYIRALNAAGFELQNLIEPTWPADLTTTWGQWSPKRGAYIPGTAIFSALLRPN from the coding sequence TTGACCCTAAATTCGGCTGCTCACGCCAACCGTTCTTGGTGGGATAAAGATGCCAAAAACTACCATGCCGAACACCCCGAGTATTTGAGCTCATTTTACTGGTCTCCCGAAATGCTCCACGAAGCTGACGTCGCATTATTGGGTGAAACTACTGACGCTCATATTTTAGAAATTGGGTGCGGTAGCGCTCCGTGTACCCAGTGGCTACAAAAAAGAGCAGCTTTTGCCACCGGTTTTGATATTTCACTGGGAATGCTGCAACTGGCTGGGGAAAAACTTCCTTTAGTACAAGCCGATGCCCACGCATTTCCTTATCGCTGCAATAGCTTTGACATTATATTTTCCGCCTTTGGAGCTTTGCCCTTTGTACCGGACCTATTGCCAGTTTTTCTCGAAGTAGCCCGCTGCTTGCGCACTAGCTCTAAAAATCCGGGAAAATTCATATTTTCAGTGGCTCATCCCATGCGGTGGATTTTTGCAGATGATCCCGAAACTCTAGAGGTTCGCTATTCCTATTTCGAAAAAGAATATGTGGAATCCTCGGGAAAGGAATTAACCTATGCCGAATTCCAGCATCAAATTGGAGACTATATTCGCGCCTTAAATGCCGCAGGTTTTGAGCTGCAAAATTTAATTGAGCCCACTTGGCCCGCAGATCTAACTACGACCTGGGGCCAATGGTCTCCAAAACGTGGGGCCTATATTCCTGGAACTGCGATTTTTAGTGCGCTGCTTCGTCCCAATTAG
- the polA gene encoding DNA polymerase I, which produces MLIDGHSMAFRAFYALRGDNFSTTSGQYTNAVYGFLTMFSSLLRTEQPTKVAVAFDEGRKTFRSELFPEYKAQRKPTPQEFKGQVEIIRDFLETMGVTTLSNPYYEADDILATLATAAPADYEVLIVTGDRDYFQLVDEKVTVLYPVRGVSQLHRFTPAEVEKKYGLSPTQYPDYAALRGDPSDNLPSVPGVGEKTAMRWIVQYENLANLLDKAGEIKGKVGENLRERIAQVKLNRELTQMVLDVELPVQPEELDLQVADIAALNQQLEKWEFGNNLRSRILNILKLDKSNEAAAVLTESLQAEVIAEITVEESGLVWLNEEHSVLGLAFDAATQKMAIVNGEHHGILLDLAELSGVEATQLAKWLSAPEKYKCVHGAKEISAQLAAEGYSLNGIAHDTLLASYLLRPDQRRYELADLYRRYLERGLVAQEDEDSDSAVVPLEKQAAAVIELAAELAKRLLEAEAYELYQELEIPLAGILQRMEAAGIAVNREVLEEQLSHFEQQVENEVAAAREIAGDPNLSLTSPQQLQKVLFDTLALPKTKKTKTGYSTAAAELEALALTNPHPFLEHLLAHREYQKLKTTLEGLIKAIASDGRIHTTFNQTATTTGRLSSTEPNLQNIPVRTPAGREIRKSFIPGPGYECLLTADYSQIEMRVMAHLSEDAGLIDAYLKGEDLHNYVGAQVFEVPIDGVTPDLRRRVKAMSYGLAYGLSAYGLAKQLNIPPGEAKSIMEAYFRRFGGVKKYLEQVVEKARADGYTATVFGRRRYLPDLNSPNRLARDNAERAALNAPIQGTAAEVIKIAMIRVDRELQKAKVKSRVLLQVHDELVVEVYPGELEQVKKIVETEMDRAISLKVPLEVSVGVGANWDEAAH; this is translated from the coding sequence CTGCTTATTGACGGCCACTCGATGGCATTTCGTGCTTTTTATGCCCTTCGTGGCGATAACTTTTCCACCACTTCTGGTCAGTACACCAATGCGGTTTATGGTTTCTTGACGATGTTTAGTTCCTTATTGCGAACTGAGCAGCCAACCAAGGTCGCGGTAGCTTTCGATGAAGGCCGCAAAACCTTCCGTAGTGAACTTTTCCCTGAATATAAAGCCCAGCGGAAACCTACACCGCAGGAGTTTAAGGGGCAGGTGGAAATCATCCGGGATTTCCTGGAAACCATGGGGGTGACCACACTGTCGAATCCTTATTATGAGGCTGACGATATTTTAGCCACCCTCGCCACCGCTGCACCTGCTGACTATGAAGTGCTAATTGTCACTGGAGATAGAGACTATTTCCAGCTGGTAGATGAAAAAGTGACCGTATTATATCCAGTGCGCGGAGTATCGCAGCTACACCGTTTTACTCCTGCAGAAGTGGAGAAAAAATACGGTTTAAGCCCCACACAGTATCCAGATTATGCAGCTTTGCGTGGGGATCCATCTGATAATTTGCCAAGTGTGCCCGGGGTGGGCGAGAAAACTGCAATGCGGTGGATCGTCCAGTATGAAAACCTGGCAAATTTACTGGATAAAGCCGGTGAAATTAAAGGCAAAGTGGGAGAGAATCTTCGCGAGCGTATTGCGCAGGTGAAATTGAATCGGGAGCTCACCCAAATGGTTCTCGATGTGGAATTGCCGGTGCAACCTGAGGAATTAGATTTACAGGTAGCTGATATCGCAGCCCTAAATCAGCAATTGGAGAAATGGGAATTCGGCAATAATTTGCGTTCTCGTATTCTTAATATTCTCAAGCTTGATAAATCTAATGAAGCCGCCGCCGTTTTGACCGAGAGTCTGCAAGCTGAGGTTATCGCGGAAATTACCGTGGAAGAATCTGGTCTGGTTTGGCTAAACGAAGAGCATTCGGTACTCGGTTTAGCTTTTGATGCCGCAACTCAAAAAATGGCTATCGTCAACGGTGAACACCACGGTATTTTGCTAGATCTAGCTGAGCTTTCAGGGGTTGAAGCTACACAGTTGGCTAAGTGGTTAAGTGCGCCGGAAAAATATAAATGCGTTCATGGAGCCAAGGAGATTAGCGCCCAACTGGCTGCCGAAGGTTATTCCTTAAACGGGATAGCGCACGATACTTTATTAGCTAGTTACCTGTTGCGTCCTGATCAACGACGCTACGAACTTGCCGATCTGTACCGCCGCTACCTAGAACGTGGCTTAGTGGCCCAAGAAGATGAGGATAGCGATTCAGCAGTGGTGCCACTGGAAAAACAGGCCGCTGCCGTCATCGAGTTAGCAGCTGAATTAGCTAAGCGACTCCTAGAAGCAGAAGCTTATGAGCTCTATCAGGAGCTAGAAATTCCTCTGGCAGGTATTTTGCAGCGCATGGAGGCTGCTGGCATTGCTGTTAATAGGGAAGTGCTAGAAGAACAGCTCAGCCATTTTGAACAACAGGTGGAAAATGAAGTTGCCGCAGCTAGGGAGATTGCCGGAGATCCTAATTTAAGTTTGACTAGTCCCCAACAGTTGCAAAAAGTACTTTTTGATACCTTGGCATTGCCTAAGACTAAAAAGACGAAAACCGGTTATTCCACTGCGGCGGCAGAACTTGAGGCTCTAGCATTAACTAATCCGCACCCATTTTTGGAGCATTTATTAGCGCATCGGGAATACCAGAAGCTGAAAACTACTTTGGAGGGCTTAATAAAAGCTATTGCTTCTGATGGGCGCATTCATACCACCTTTAATCAAACCGCGACCACCACTGGCCGACTTTCTTCCACTGAGCCTAATTTGCAAAATATTCCGGTGCGTACTCCAGCGGGTCGAGAAATCCGTAAATCCTTTATTCCTGGTCCAGGTTATGAGTGCCTGCTTACGGCGGATTATTCGCAGATTGAAATGCGGGTTATGGCCCATCTTTCTGAAGATGCTGGACTAATCGACGCCTATCTTAAAGGTGAAGATCTCCATAATTATGTGGGTGCCCAAGTCTTTGAAGTACCAATAGATGGGGTAACTCCAGATTTGCGTCGCCGTGTAAAAGCGATGTCTTATGGCCTAGCTTATGGGCTTTCTGCATATGGTTTAGCTAAACAGCTAAATATTCCACCAGGGGAGGCAAAGTCCATTATGGAGGCCTATTTCCGACGTTTTGGGGGAGTTAAAAAATACCTGGAACAAGTGGTGGAAAAGGCGCGGGCAGATGGATATACAGCTACGGTATTTGGCCGGAGACGTTATCTGCCAGATCTAAATTCTCCCAATAGATTAGCGCGCGATAACGCTGAGCGGGCAGCTTTAAATGCCCCTATTCAAGGTACTGCCGCCGAAGTAATCAAGATTGCGATGATTCGCGTAGACAGAGAGCTACAAAAGGCCAAAGTCAAGTCCAGAGTCTTGCTTCAGGTGCACGATGAACTAGTAGTTGAGGTATATCCAGGAGAGCTAGAGCAGGTTAAGAAAATCGTCGAAACCGAAATGGATCGGGCCATAAGTTTGAAAGTTCCACTGGAAGTTTCGGTGGGTGTGGGCGCTAATTGGGACGAAGCAGCGCACTAA
- a CDS encoding DUF368 domain-containing protein, whose product MSSTSPLTFAANMLRGALIGIAELVPGISGGTVALIVGIYEKALHNASGLLKLARTRSKADAQKIDWAFLIAVAIGMLGAAIGVAGLLQDFVLNHPSISRGLFLGMVIISLIVPLGMLDPRELKAHKLPLIGLFIGFAVLAFFGTGFTATAHENPPLIAIFFAAMVAVCALILPGLSGSFLLLALGLYSPVIGAVRAGTVSVLVVFILGALIGLISFVKILDWLLTNKRTYTLVVMAGLMLGSLRALWPWQTPDGALLAPTGPNQLSVWIAVLTGAALVAVILYIDYRHGQHQPAQIIKDSEPTA is encoded by the coding sequence ATGTCCTCTACCTCTCCATTGACCTTCGCTGCCAATATGCTTCGCGGCGCCTTGATTGGCATAGCCGAGTTGGTCCCTGGGATTTCCGGGGGAACCGTAGCGCTCATCGTGGGCATCTATGAAAAAGCTCTGCATAATGCCAGCGGACTTTTGAAACTGGCACGCACTAGATCTAAAGCCGATGCCCAAAAAATCGATTGGGCCTTTCTGATAGCAGTAGCTATTGGCATGTTAGGAGCCGCAATTGGGGTCGCAGGGTTACTGCAAGACTTTGTGCTAAATCACCCAAGCATCTCCCGGGGGCTATTTCTAGGCATGGTGATTATTTCCTTAATAGTTCCACTAGGAATGCTTGATCCGCGCGAATTAAAAGCCCATAAGCTGCCATTAATAGGTCTTTTTATAGGCTTTGCAGTCTTAGCTTTTTTTGGTACCGGATTTACCGCCACTGCACATGAAAACCCACCACTTATTGCCATATTTTTTGCGGCCATGGTGGCAGTATGTGCCTTGATTTTGCCAGGGCTTTCGGGATCTTTTCTACTGCTTGCCCTGGGATTATATAGCCCAGTTATCGGAGCAGTGCGCGCAGGAACCGTATCAGTTTTAGTGGTATTTATACTCGGCGCATTAATAGGGCTAATCAGCTTTGTGAAAATACTTGACTGGCTCCTCACAAATAAACGCACCTACACCCTAGTAGTAATGGCCGGCCTCATGCTGGGCTCTTTAAGAGCCTTATGGCCTTGGCAAACTCCCGATGGGGCGCTGCTAGCTCCCACCGGCCCCAACCAACTCAGCGTTTGGATTGCAGTGCTAACCGGAGCCGCTTTGGTGGCAGTCATTTTATATATCGACTACCGACATGGTCAGCATCAGCCAGCCCAAATTATTAAAGATTCGGAGCCAACCGCATGA
- a CDS encoding ABC transporter substrate-binding protein produces MIFRKTLATSAVMLVSLFGLSACVTNEETSTPAGWQQVIPPADPKVQELVPAEIRARGVLTTATNPPFAPFEFKDSAGNIIGVEMDLARAVAAVMGLELKISQQDFALILPSIDGGTIDFGASGFTDNEERRANYDFVNTLYAGLQWAQLSDAPPVDPNNACGLSIAVQRTTVSETTDLRPKSAECVAKGLKPIEILSYDSSDSAATAVIVGRAAAFSADSPVTAWAVERAAGKLKTAGPMFTAAPYGFAAPKGSQLSIALAAAMQSLIDSGDYARILQYWNITDGLIEHALINEKPLGEL; encoded by the coding sequence ATGATTTTTAGAAAAACCCTGGCCACCAGTGCGGTGATGCTAGTCAGCCTCTTTGGATTATCTGCCTGTGTCACTAACGAGGAAACTAGCACTCCAGCAGGTTGGCAGCAGGTAATCCCGCCGGCAGACCCAAAGGTACAAGAACTAGTCCCGGCAGAAATTAGAGCTCGCGGAGTGCTAACAACTGCCACTAATCCCCCATTTGCTCCTTTTGAATTTAAAGATTCTGCTGGAAATATTATTGGCGTAGAAATGGATCTAGCCCGCGCGGTAGCTGCAGTGATGGGGCTGGAACTTAAAATTAGTCAACAAGATTTTGCCCTAATTTTACCGTCCATAGATGGTGGCACCATAGATTTCGGGGCTTCCGGATTCACCGATAATGAAGAGCGTCGGGCTAATTATGACTTCGTCAATACGCTATACGCTGGTCTGCAATGGGCGCAGCTAAGTGACGCCCCGCCGGTTGATCCCAATAATGCCTGTGGTTTATCGATTGCAGTTCAGCGCACCACAGTTTCTGAAACCACTGATTTAAGGCCTAAATCAGCAGAATGTGTAGCCAAAGGCTTAAAGCCAATTGAAATATTGTCCTATGATTCCTCTGATTCTGCTGCTACGGCTGTGATTGTGGGTCGGGCGGCAGCATTTTCTGCAGACTCTCCAGTTACCGCTTGGGCAGTTGAGCGCGCCGCTGGCAAACTAAAAACCGCTGGCCCAATGTTTACCGCGGCACCTTATGGTTTTGCTGCTCCTAAAGGGTCCCAACTATCTATAGCGCTAGCAGCAGCGATGCAATCTTTAATCGATTCTGGCGATTACGCTCGCATTTTGCAGTATTGGAATATTACCGACGGGTTAATTGAACATGCCCTGATTAATGAAAAACCACTAGGAGAGCTGTAA
- a CDS encoding amino acid ABC transporter permease, whose amino-acid sequence MTNSPTPASAGIPQGNKPIKAVPLRHPGRWIGSGIIFLLAAWFIISALRNEAYGWDTYRAYIFDTRVATAALHTISITALAMIIGIILGVLAAVGRMSPNPLMNSVAWVFLWIFRGTPIYVQLVFWGLLGSLYQAIQLGPLSFSLENILSNMFILAVIGLGLNEGAYMAEIVRSGIQAVPEGQIEASRALGMSWGLTMRRTVLPQAMRIIIPPTGNEFISLLKTTSLVVAIPYTQELYGRSMDIANALFDPVPMLLVAATWYLAITSLLMVAQHYLEKYFDRGSTKELTPRQLAALADAEGALPGNVTVISERRK is encoded by the coding sequence ATGACAAACTCCCCCACTCCCGCATCTGCGGGAATACCTCAAGGAAATAAACCAATTAAGGCTGTCCCCTTGCGCCATCCAGGACGTTGGATAGGTTCAGGGATTATCTTCCTTTTAGCCGCATGGTTCATTATCAGTGCGCTTCGCAATGAAGCTTATGGTTGGGATACTTACCGGGCTTATATCTTTGATACTCGCGTGGCCACCGCTGCTTTGCATACTATTTCCATCACCGCTCTAGCCATGATTATTGGCATTATATTAGGTGTTTTAGCAGCAGTGGGGAGAATGTCTCCCAACCCTTTAATGAACTCAGTAGCTTGGGTTTTCCTTTGGATTTTCCGCGGCACGCCCATTTATGTTCAGTTAGTTTTCTGGGGATTACTTGGCTCTTTATATCAAGCAATCCAACTAGGGCCACTTTCTTTTAGCCTTGAAAATATACTCTCTAATATGTTTATCCTCGCCGTTATTGGCTTAGGGCTAAACGAAGGCGCCTATATGGCTGAAATTGTACGGTCTGGTATTCAAGCTGTTCCGGAAGGCCAGATAGAGGCTTCTCGAGCCCTAGGTATGAGTTGGGGCCTGACGATGCGTCGTACGGTATTACCACAGGCTATGCGAATTATTATTCCCCCTACTGGTAATGAATTTATCTCGCTTCTAAAGACCACCTCCTTAGTAGTTGCTATTCCCTATACTCAAGAGCTCTATGGGCGCTCAATGGATATTGCCAATGCGCTCTTTGATCCAGTTCCGATGCTCCTAGTGGCAGCCACTTGGTATCTGGCCATAACTTCCTTGCTGATGGTGGCGCAACACTACCTAGAAAAGTATTTCGATCGTGGTTCCACTAAGGAATTAACTCCCCGCCAGTTAGCAGCTCTAGCTGATGCTGAAGGTGCACTACCCGGTAATGTAACTGTGATTTCTGAACGGAGAAAATAA
- a CDS encoding ATP-binding cassette domain-containing protein, whose protein sequence is MNEVHKSFGSLEVLKGINLKVPHGTVMTLIGPSGSGKSTLLRCINHLEVVNGGRLYVDGELIGYREKDGILYEISARDAAKQRADIGMVFQQFNLFSHRTVLENIIEAPIHVKKQPVEVAKKRALELLETVGLAHKADAYPAQLSGGQQQRIAIARALAMEPKLMLFDEPTSALDPELVGEVLKVMKNLAAQGMTMVVVTHEIGFAREVSDQVVFMDAGVVVEAGPPEQVIDNPQETRTQEFLSSLFK, encoded by the coding sequence ATGAATGAAGTACATAAATCATTTGGCAGCTTAGAAGTACTTAAAGGTATTAATCTAAAAGTTCCCCACGGTACAGTAATGACGCTAATCGGACCCTCGGGGTCTGGAAAATCTACGCTATTGCGCTGTATTAATCACCTAGAAGTAGTTAATGGAGGCCGGCTTTACGTAGATGGAGAACTAATCGGTTACCGCGAAAAAGATGGCATATTATACGAAATATCTGCACGAGACGCCGCCAAACAGCGTGCAGATATTGGGATGGTTTTCCAGCAATTTAATCTTTTCTCCCACCGCACGGTCTTAGAAAACATCATAGAAGCTCCAATTCATGTAAAAAAGCAACCCGTAGAAGTTGCTAAAAAACGTGCGCTAGAACTACTTGAAACTGTTGGTTTAGCACATAAAGCCGATGCCTACCCGGCACAACTTTCTGGTGGACAACAACAACGTATTGCTATCGCACGAGCCTTAGCAATGGAGCCCAAACTCATGCTCTTTGATGAGCCCACTTCAGCTTTGGATCCAGAGCTAGTAGGCGAAGTTCTAAAGGTAATGAAGAACCTGGCCGCCCAAGGCATGACCATGGTTGTAGTCACCCATGAAATCGGTTTTGCTCGAGAAGTATCAGACCAAGTGGTGTTCATGGATGCTGGTGTAGTGGTGGAAGCCGGACCCCCGGAACAAGTTATTGATAATCCTCAAGAAACACGTACCCAAGAATTTCTTTCTTCTTTATTTAAATAA
- a CDS encoding sulfite exporter TauE/SafE family protein: protein MGMPWELVILFLTVLLGSCLQRIGGMGLGLVSGPIVALLFGPVQGVLVVNVLAFINAAALTTTVWRNIQWRRFVVIAPGILMGAIPAIFLIGTVRTVILQAIVGFTLLVALLIVTLLKRFIPPVKGKIPAFIAGVGAGFMNTVAAIAGPSITVYAQAARWEPRAFTSTLQPLYVVAGAVSLSLKFGTGAANFGSISMWVWVVGILGLTAGISLGTVISGRVPRNNAYKLALSLAVIGSATVFIKGLVGVLST, encoded by the coding sequence ATGGGAATGCCTTGGGAGCTAGTTATCCTGTTCTTAACAGTATTGCTAGGCTCCTGCTTACAACGGATTGGTGGAATGGGTCTGGGGCTAGTTAGCGGGCCTATAGTAGCCTTATTATTTGGCCCAGTACAAGGGGTATTAGTAGTAAATGTTTTGGCATTTATTAATGCTGCAGCGCTAACTACCACGGTATGGCGAAATATTCAGTGGCGTAGATTTGTAGTAATTGCTCCAGGAATCTTAATGGGGGCAATACCTGCAATTTTCCTCATTGGTACCGTGCGCACTGTAATTTTGCAGGCCATAGTGGGATTTACCCTACTGGTGGCCTTGCTTATAGTTACGCTTTTAAAGCGCTTTATACCCCCGGTTAAAGGTAAAATACCGGCATTTATTGCTGGTGTAGGGGCCGGTTTTATGAATACTGTAGCTGCGATCGCTGGTCCTTCAATCACGGTATATGCCCAAGCTGCCAGGTGGGAACCCCGGGCTTTTACCTCAACTTTACAGCCGCTATATGTAGTGGCAGGGGCAGTGTCGCTTAGTCTTAAATTTGGTACTGGCGCTGCTAATTTTGGCTCTATAAGCATGTGGGTTTGGGTGGTTGGAATACTTGGTTTAACTGCCGGTATTAGCCTTGGCACCGTAATTTCTGGACGAGTTCCTCGAAATAATGCCTATAAATTAGCCTTATCCTTAGCTGTAATTGGCTCTGCTACGGTATTTATTAAAGGTTTAGTAGGAGTTCTTAGCACTTAA
- the coaD gene encoding pantetheine-phosphate adenylyltransferase, with translation MTKVVCPGSFDPVTVGHLDIFERAAAQFDEVTVLVTGNPAKPSGLFSIEQRMELISQSIKHLPNVKVDSWSGLLVDYTTAHGITALVKGLRSSLDYDYEVPMAQMNRRLSGVDTVFLMTDEKYGYVSSSLLKEVAKYGGDISGLVPPAVYKAIQSLKAKGN, from the coding sequence ATGACTAAGGTCGTTTGTCCAGGTTCTTTTGATCCAGTGACTGTAGGCCATTTGGATATATTTGAGCGTGCCGCTGCCCAATTCGATGAAGTCACGGTATTAGTGACGGGCAATCCGGCCAAACCTTCGGGGTTATTTAGTATTGAACAACGTATGGAATTAATTTCCCAATCCATTAAACATTTACCTAATGTGAAGGTGGATTCCTGGTCGGGATTATTAGTGGATTACACCACCGCCCATGGAATAACTGCCCTAGTTAAAGGTCTGCGTTCTTCTTTAGATTATGACTATGAGGTGCCTATGGCTCAGATGAATCGGCGCCTATCTGGGGTTGATACAGTTTTCCTCATGACCGATGAAAAATATGGTTATGTTTCCTCTTCTTTACTTAAAGAAGTGGCGAAATATGGCGGCGATATTTCTGGTTTAGTACCTCCAGCGGTATATAAAGCTATCCAATCTCTCAAAGCTAAAGGTAATTAA
- the rsmD gene encoding 16S rRNA (guanine(966)-N(2))-methyltransferase RsmD has product MTKPSWIKAKLNATLKKECTVARIIAGQARGRKLAVPPTGTRPTSDRAKEGLFSSLQVRFGFVEKRVLDLFAGSGALGLEAASRGAATVVLVDNHKSAISVIAANAQKIGHPDTRVVEAKASTYVASAPREFFDMVLADPPYDLSDEAVNEMVEALIPLLREGAVVVVERDTRSPEVAWPKGFTPTKQKLKRRTYGRTRMDIAVYSVGDIDSEEQLHD; this is encoded by the coding sequence ATGACCAAGCCTTCTTGGATAAAAGCTAAACTCAACGCCACATTAAAAAAGGAGTGCACTGTGGCAAGAATTATTGCAGGCCAAGCCCGTGGCCGAAAACTGGCAGTACCCCCAACAGGGACGCGTCCGACCTCTGACCGTGCCAAGGAAGGGCTATTTTCCTCCTTGCAGGTGCGTTTTGGATTCGTGGAAAAACGCGTCCTGGATCTTTTTGCAGGTTCTGGAGCTCTTGGGCTAGAAGCAGCCTCTCGCGGGGCGGCAACAGTGGTATTGGTAGATAACCACAAGTCTGCGATCTCAGTAATTGCTGCGAATGCCCAAAAAATAGGGCACCCAGATACTCGCGTAGTTGAGGCGAAAGCTTCTACCTATGTTGCCAGTGCGCCGCGGGAATTCTTTGATATGGTGCTCGCCGATCCGCCTTATGATTTAAGCGATGAGGCGGTAAATGAAATGGTAGAAGCCTTAATTCCGCTGTTGCGAGAAGGTGCAGTAGTAGTAGTTGAGCGCGATACCCGTTCCCCAGAAGTCGCTTGGCCTAAAGGCTTTACTCCCACTAAGCAAAAGCTCAAGCGGCGTACTTATGGGCGCACTCGTATGGATATAGCGGTGTATAGCGTTGGCGATATTGACTCTGAGGAGCAACTGCATGACTAA